From a single Miscanthus floridulus cultivar M001 chromosome 8, ASM1932011v1, whole genome shotgun sequence genomic region:
- the LOC136477230 gene encoding uncharacterized protein At1g66480-like encodes MGNSIGGKRRRARVMTVDGATYKYRPPAAAGDALRDHPGHHHLLESEEVRRLGVRARPLDPDAPLKPGKLYFLVDLPSLSSSSSSSSARRRPPPQRTWSGALQAGERLESLMLARRSASDVAASVLASPASSVEAVAGGGGGGGGGVRLRVRLPKADVQRLVKESRDAADAAEKIMQLCVARDQQRRHHRSAPATPLVVPVPVPVAPPLLPAISNSSAMSSSRKDFDDSKPAATGKKEKRARFVTVPDEIIGF; translated from the coding sequence ATGGGCAACTCCATTGGCGGGAAGCGGCGGAGGGCGCGGGTGATGACGGTGGACGGCGCCACGTACAAGTACCGCCCCCCGGCCGCGGCCGGGGACGCGCTGCGCGACCACCCGGGCCACCACCACCTGCTGGAGTCGGAGGAGGTGCGGCGCCTGGGCGTGCGCGCGCGCCCGCTCGACCCGGACGCGCCGCTCAAGCCCGGGAAGCTCTACTTCCTCGTCGACCTGCCCAGcctgtcgtcctcctcctcctcctcctcggcgcgccgccgcccgccgccccagCGCACGTGGTCCGGCGCGCTCCAGGCCGGGGAGCGGCTGGAGAGCCTGATGCTGGCGCGGCGGTCGGCGTCCGACGTGGCGGCGTCGGTGCTGGCGTCCCCCGCGTCGTCCGTCGAGGCCGtagccggtggcggcggcggcggcggcggcggcgtgcgccTGCGGGTGCGGCTCCCCAAGGCCGACGTCCAGCGGCTCGTCAAGGAGAGCCGCGACGCCGCCGACGCAGCAGAGAAGATCATGCAGCTCTGCGTCGCCCGGGACCAGCAGCGCCGGCACCACCGGTCCGCGCCTGCCACGCCCCTCGTCGTGCCAGTGCCCGTGCCCGtggcgccgccgctgctgccggcGATCAGCAACTCGTCGGCGATGAGCTCATCGCGCAAGGATTTCGATGACAGCAAGCCCGCGGCAACCGGCAAGAAAGAG